In Thermococcus thioreducens, a genomic segment contains:
- a CDS encoding iron-containing alcohol dehydrogenase gives MFWLKTRIIEGEGSLSRLSREVKGHERVLILASGSMKRHGFLSEAEDYVKEAGAEVFSIAGLPAEPSVEVIEEFLPKVREFGPDLLVAMGGGSVIDTTKALKVFYDAPELNFGEIAFIDRFSKPKPVPRLKTLLIAIPSTSGAGSEVSGASVLKKGGVKYNIVTPEIAPDVAILDPRLPRTMPPEVARNSGLDVLVHGIEAYTTKVASPFSDAMAIKAIKTVYRWLPLSVKGDEEARARVHYAATMAGIAFLNARLGLCHAMSHKAAWIGPHGLLNAVFLPYVMEFNASKSDYARRRYAEIARELGFQTAKDLIEVVKELNEMLGVPKLGELVDEETFASKVEEMAEKTYHDGLIAFNPVEPKPEEIKELYLKAYRGE, from the coding sequence ATGTTCTGGCTGAAAACCCGGATAATTGAGGGAGAGGGAAGTTTGAGCCGTCTCTCCAGGGAAGTCAAAGGCCACGAGCGCGTTCTTATCCTTGCCAGCGGTTCGATGAAGAGGCACGGCTTCCTGAGCGAGGCCGAGGACTACGTGAAGGAGGCCGGTGCGGAGGTCTTCTCGATAGCCGGTCTTCCGGCGGAGCCGAGCGTCGAGGTCATAGAGGAGTTCCTGCCCAAGGTGCGGGAGTTCGGGCCGGATCTTCTCGTGGCTATGGGTGGGGGGAGCGTGATAGACACCACCAAGGCCCTTAAAGTCTTCTATGACGCGCCAGAGCTGAACTTTGGGGAGATTGCCTTCATAGACAGGTTTTCGAAGCCAAAGCCTGTCCCCAGGCTCAAAACACTCCTCATAGCGATACCCTCGACGAGCGGAGCCGGTAGTGAGGTTTCGGGGGCGAGCGTGCTGAAGAAGGGCGGCGTCAAATACAACATAGTCACCCCCGAGATAGCACCCGACGTTGCCATACTCGATCCCAGGTTGCCGAGGACGATGCCCCCTGAAGTCGCGAGGAATTCCGGCCTTGACGTCCTCGTCCACGGGATAGAGGCCTACACGACGAAAGTTGCCAGCCCCTTCAGCGACGCCATGGCGATCAAGGCGATAAAGACCGTTTACAGGTGGTTGCCCTTGTCAGTTAAGGGCGACGAAGAGGCCAGGGCGAGGGTCCACTACGCGGCGACGATGGCGGGGATAGCTTTCCTCAACGCGCGCCTCGGCCTGTGCCATGCTATGAGCCACAAGGCGGCGTGGATTGGCCCTCACGGCCTACTCAACGCGGTATTCCTCCCCTACGTGATGGAGTTTAACGCAAGCAAAAGCGACTACGCGAGGAGACGCTACGCTGAGATAGCGAGGGAGCTCGGCTTCCAGACAGCTAAAGACCTCATTGAGGTTGTCAAGGAGCTCAACGAGATGCTTGGCGTTCCAAAACTGGGCGAGCTGGTTGACGAGGAGACGTTCGCCTCGAAGGTCGAGGAGATGGCCGAGAAGACCTACCACGACGGGCTTATAGCCTTCAACCCGGTCGAGCCGAAGCCAGAGGAGATAAAGGAGCTTTACCTCAAGGCATACAGGGGAGAATGA
- a CDS encoding DUF134 domain-containing protein, producing MPMGMGPGRGRGRGRRRKMRMIGFVPEVRHFYPALPPVGQPKPPIFMTYEEFEALRLVDHEGLTQEEAGKRMGVSRGTVWRALSSARKKVAQMLVEGRELIILPQGNEVPKGMTEEKP from the coding sequence ATGCCGATGGGAATGGGGCCGGGCAGGGGCCGCGGAAGGGGCAGAAGAAGGAAGATGAGGATGATCGGATTCGTGCCAGAGGTTAGACATTTCTATCCCGCGCTGCCGCCCGTTGGACAACCCAAACCGCCGATTTTCATGACCTACGAGGAGTTCGAAGCGCTCAGACTGGTAGACCATGAAGGCCTAACGCAGGAAGAGGCAGGGAAGAGGATGGGCGTCTCCAGGGGTACGGTGTGGAGGGCGCTGAGCTCAGCTAGAAAAAAGGTTGCTCAGATGCTGGTTGAGGGAAGGGAGCTTATCATCCTGCCGCAGGGCAACGAGGTTCCCAAAGGGATGACTGAAGAAAAGCCGTGA
- a CDS encoding PPC domain-containing DNA-binding protein encodes MRFSRGRNFLFRIPEGEEFLEFINRFAKKNNILIGTVSAIGTLRNPKIGYFDEEAGEYKIIALRGTYELVSLLGNISVKDGEPFAHIHVALGDSDGMLYGGHLIEGEVFVAEVFIQELLGELLERKPQENGLALWDVEV; translated from the coding sequence GTGAGGTTTTCAAGGGGGCGGAATTTCCTCTTCCGGATTCCAGAGGGGGAAGAGTTCCTTGAATTTATTAACCGGTTTGCAAAGAAAAACAACATCCTCATCGGGACGGTTAGTGCCATTGGTACCCTGAGGAATCCAAAGATAGGCTACTTTGATGAAGAAGCAGGGGAGTACAAAATCATTGCGCTCAGAGGAACCTATGAGCTGGTCTCCCTTTTGGGCAACATAAGCGTAAAGGACGGCGAGCCGTTCGCACATATCCATGTTGCCCTTGGGGACTCCGACGGCATGCTTTACGGGGGCCACCTCATTGAAGGTGAGGTCTTTGTGGCTGAGGTCTTTATACAGGAGCTCCTCGGAGAACTCCTTGAGAGAAAACCGCAGGAGAACGGGCTGGCACTGTGGGACGTGGAAGTCTGA
- a CDS encoding MFS transporter, which translates to MIIERNGEAYDLSYAKKAMLVVVILPLLVMYTEAMLTPALPTIQKEFAVNPNDVSWILTIYLLVGTVSVALFGKLGDMYGKKRMFLVALGFYTLGVILNGFAPSFGWLLFTRAIQGFGMAIFPLAFSLVREEFPPEMVPQVQGMISAMFGVGMVIALPLGAYVTQNWGWRWTYHSAAPFAVLMFILAWKILRESRYVNPGKIDWPGVIFLVWAVVPALVAVTRAPNVGWTARETLALFAVSVVGAFLLVLWEKRAKNPLIPLDIISSRNPAIVNLGIMFAAFGISMMSQANTYIFQMMPPYGFGKSILESGLLMTPMALAMLIVAPLAGRIMPKVGAKPLAITGALIASSGLGILAKYAPNLPPNHLWAFVGLITYVGAGITLMNISLINVLVFSVPPRVMGVATGANSLFRNFGSTWGPAIAGTVMSTYYILFHPPGAPSWVQIKVPTTKAYEVLFGTSAGIYLFLALLSLAIVEVMKGGKIREVENGGEKEITVG; encoded by the coding sequence GTGATAATCGAGAGGAACGGCGAAGCCTACGACCTAAGCTATGCAAAAAAAGCGATGCTCGTCGTCGTCATCCTCCCACTGCTCGTCATGTACACCGAGGCGATGCTTACCCCTGCACTTCCAACTATCCAGAAAGAATTTGCCGTAAACCCCAACGACGTCAGCTGGATTCTGACCATCTACCTCCTCGTCGGAACGGTGAGCGTGGCTTTGTTTGGAAAGCTCGGCGACATGTACGGCAAAAAGAGGATGTTCTTGGTTGCCCTCGGCTTCTACACCCTCGGCGTTATCCTCAACGGCTTTGCACCGAGTTTCGGGTGGCTCCTCTTCACGAGGGCTATACAGGGCTTCGGCATGGCGATATTTCCCCTCGCCTTTTCCCTCGTCCGTGAGGAGTTTCCTCCGGAGATGGTGCCTCAGGTTCAGGGAATGATAAGCGCCATGTTTGGAGTTGGGATGGTCATTGCGCTTCCCTTGGGTGCTTACGTCACCCAGAACTGGGGGTGGAGGTGGACTTACCACTCGGCGGCACCTTTTGCGGTTCTGATGTTCATCCTCGCATGGAAAATCCTCCGCGAGAGCCGTTACGTGAATCCAGGGAAGATCGACTGGCCAGGGGTAATCTTTCTGGTCTGGGCCGTCGTGCCTGCTCTGGTTGCGGTAACCCGTGCCCCGAACGTCGGCTGGACCGCGAGGGAAACGCTCGCCCTCTTTGCGGTCTCGGTAGTCGGTGCCTTTCTGCTTGTCCTCTGGGAGAAGCGCGCGAAAAACCCGCTGATTCCGCTTGACATAATATCCTCCAGAAACCCGGCCATAGTGAACCTTGGGATAATGTTCGCGGCCTTTGGAATCTCGATGATGAGCCAGGCCAACACTTACATCTTCCAGATGATGCCCCCATACGGCTTCGGCAAGAGCATCCTTGAGAGTGGCCTGCTCATGACCCCAATGGCCCTCGCGATGCTGATCGTAGCTCCCCTCGCAGGCAGGATAATGCCGAAAGTTGGGGCAAAGCCCCTCGCAATAACTGGCGCATTGATAGCAAGTTCTGGACTTGGAATACTCGCGAAGTACGCCCCGAACCTTCCGCCGAACCACCTCTGGGCCTTCGTTGGACTGATAACCTACGTTGGCGCTGGAATAACTCTGATGAACATCTCCCTCATCAACGTGCTCGTCTTCAGCGTCCCGCCGAGGGTCATGGGTGTGGCGACCGGTGCCAACAGCCTGTTCAGAAACTTTGGCTCGACGTGGGGACCAGCCATAGCCGGAACGGTTATGAGCACCTACTACATCCTCTTCCACCCGCCGGGTGCTCCGAGCTGGGTGCAGATAAAGGTGCCAACGACGAAAGCCTACGAGGTGCTCTTCGGCACTTCCGCTGGAATATACCTCTTCCTCGCCCTGCTGAGCCTTGCCATAGTGGAGGTCATGAAGGGCGGAAAGATTCGCGAGGTTGAAAACGGTGGAGAAAAGGAAATAACCGTCGGCTGA
- the albA gene encoding DNA-binding protein Alba, whose amino-acid sequence MAEEHVVYIGKKPVMNYVLAVITQFNEGAKEVSVKARGRAISRAVDVAEIVRNRFLPEVRVKEIRIGTEELPTADGRTANTSTIEIILEKP is encoded by the coding sequence ATGGCAGAGGAGCATGTCGTCTACATCGGAAAGAAGCCGGTTATGAACTACGTCCTCGCCGTGATAACCCAGTTCAACGAGGGCGCTAAGGAGGTCAGCGTCAAGGCTCGCGGTAGGGCCATCAGCAGGGCCGTTGACGTCGCCGAGATCGTCAGGAATAGGTTCCTCCCAGAGGTCAGAGTCAAGGAGATCAGGATCGGTACCGAGGAGCTCCCGACTGCCGACGGCAGGACCGCCAACACCTCGACCATCGAGATTATCCTTGAGAAGCCGTGA
- a CDS encoding 6-pyruvoyl trahydropterin synthase family protein: MAFRLSERKIGWHKDFDSSHFLALPYESKCLRIHGHTYNVDVEIWGDVNENGMIFDFNHLSRLIKLLDHRILVSENWVVERGNGKLIIEKNGKRLELPEDESVILDKPNVTAEYIAEWFAERIAEKAGDNVKKIRVKIWEDPRSYAEVTLER, encoded by the coding sequence ATGGCGTTTAGACTTTCCGAGAGGAAGATAGGCTGGCACAAGGACTTTGACAGCTCGCACTTTCTTGCACTCCCCTATGAGAGCAAATGCCTCAGGATTCACGGCCACACGTACAACGTTGACGTCGAGATATGGGGCGACGTTAATGAGAACGGCATGATCTTTGACTTCAACCACCTCAGCAGGCTCATAAAGCTCCTCGACCATAGGATTCTGGTGAGCGAGAACTGGGTCGTTGAGAGGGGGAACGGCAAGCTCATCATCGAGAAGAACGGAAAGAGGCTCGAACTTCCCGAGGACGAATCAGTAATCTTGGACAAGCCCAACGTTACGGCGGAGTACATAGCCGAGTGGTTCGCGGAGAGAATAGCGGAGAAGGCAGGGGACAACGTAAAGAAAATCCGTGTAAAAATCTGGGAGGATCCAAGGAGCTACGCAGAGGTAACCCTTGAGAGATGA
- the purB gene encoding adenylosuccinate lyase — protein MAVHPIDYRYGSEEMRRIWDEENKLQKLLDVEAALARAHAKLGNIPEESARVISERANTKWVRLERVKEIEAEIHHDIMAVVKALSEVCGDHGKYVHLGATSNDIIDTANALLIKESLEIVKNDLREIRSILKNLAGEHKYTVCIGRTHGQHAVPTTYGMKFALWLDEIQRHIDRIEELEKRILVGQMSGAVGTMASFGDKGLEIQRLVMEDLGLRPARISSQIIQRDVYAELMMVLALIASTLDKIALEIRNLQRTEILEISEPFGKRQVGSSTMPHKRNPILSEKVSGLARVLYSNVIPALLNNPLWHERDLTNSSVERVILPESFVLLDEMLKSMKKVLSGLEFFPENIKRNLHMTHNLIMAEPLMLKLTERGMGRQEAHELVRRLAMGAFYEKRDLMEIAKENEEVRKFLSEEDFESLKPENYIGMAPQIVDNVIAYIKEKERKEGL, from the coding sequence ATGGCCGTTCATCCCATTGATTACAGATACGGTAGCGAGGAGATGAGAAGAATTTGGGACGAGGAGAACAAGCTCCAGAAGCTCCTCGACGTTGAGGCAGCGTTGGCGAGGGCTCATGCGAAGCTCGGGAATATACCCGAGGAGAGTGCACGGGTTATCTCGGAGAGGGCCAACACAAAGTGGGTAAGGCTTGAGAGGGTTAAAGAAATTGAGGCCGAGATACACCACGACATAATGGCCGTCGTTAAGGCCCTTAGCGAGGTCTGCGGCGATCATGGAAAATACGTTCACCTCGGCGCTACTTCCAATGATATAATAGACACTGCCAATGCCCTCCTCATAAAGGAGAGCTTGGAGATTGTGAAGAACGACCTCAGGGAGATACGCTCGATCCTCAAGAACCTTGCCGGAGAGCACAAGTACACCGTCTGCATAGGAAGGACCCACGGTCAGCACGCGGTTCCAACGACCTACGGCATGAAGTTTGCGCTATGGCTCGATGAGATACAGAGGCATATAGACAGGATAGAAGAGCTGGAGAAAAGAATTTTGGTCGGTCAGATGAGCGGCGCCGTCGGGACGATGGCGAGCTTTGGAGATAAGGGCCTTGAAATTCAGCGCCTTGTGATGGAGGATCTCGGTCTCAGGCCTGCCAGAATAAGCAGCCAGATAATCCAGCGCGATGTCTATGCGGAGCTTATGATGGTTTTGGCTCTCATCGCCTCGACCCTTGACAAGATTGCCCTGGAGATAAGGAACCTTCAGAGGACGGAGATACTTGAAATCAGCGAGCCCTTTGGGAAGAGGCAAGTGGGCTCTTCAACAATGCCCCACAAGAGGAACCCCATACTGAGCGAAAAGGTGAGCGGCCTGGCGAGGGTTCTCTACTCCAACGTCATTCCTGCACTGCTCAACAATCCCCTCTGGCACGAGAGGGATCTGACGAACTCCTCTGTCGAGCGCGTTATCCTTCCTGAGAGCTTTGTCCTGCTTGACGAGATGCTCAAGAGCATGAAGAAGGTCCTCTCCGGGCTGGAGTTCTTCCCGGAGAACATTAAGAGGAACCTCCACATGACTCACAACCTCATAATGGCCGAGCCACTCATGCTCAAGCTTACTGAGAGAGGCATGGGAAGACAGGAGGCGCATGAATTGGTGAGAAGACTGGCGATGGGGGCGTTCTACGAGAAGAGGGACCTTATGGAGATCGCGAAGGAGAATGAGGAGGTCAGAAAGTTCCTCAGCGAGGAAGACTTTGAGAGCCTGAAGCCGGAGAACTACATAGGCATGGCACCGCAGATAGTCGATAACGTAATTGCCTATATAAAGGAGAAAGAGCGAAAAGAAGGGCTTTAA
- a CDS encoding CBS domain-containing protein → MAPRIAVGQVVKRKAVIVKPDDTVHRVARILSKNKVGSAVVVKGDEIVGIITDRDILDKVVAKGRDPKTVKVEEVMTKKPITIEDDYDISDAIDRMMEKGIRRLLVTRLGRPIGFVTAADLLAALNTYSSEEETEMEEETEVYGICELCGQYGPLYKVYIEGGEKWICESCKDSLNL, encoded by the coding sequence ATGGCACCTAGGATAGCCGTGGGACAAGTGGTTAAGAGGAAGGCAGTCATCGTCAAGCCGGACGACACCGTCCACAGAGTCGCCAGAATCCTCTCAAAGAACAAGGTAGGGAGTGCCGTTGTGGTTAAGGGCGACGAGATCGTTGGAATAATAACCGACCGCGACATACTCGACAAGGTCGTCGCAAAGGGACGCGATCCGAAGACCGTCAAGGTCGAGGAGGTCATGACCAAGAAGCCAATAACAATCGAGGACGACTACGACATAAGCGATGCCATTGACAGGATGATGGAGAAGGGCATCAGGAGGCTTCTTGTTACCAGGCTCGGAAGGCCGATAGGCTTTGTTACCGCCGCTGATCTCCTCGCTGCGCTCAACACTTACAGCAGCGAAGAAGAGACCGAAATGGAGGAAGAGACCGAGGTCTACGGAATCTGCGAGCTCTGCGGACAGTACGGCCCGCTCTACAAGGTCTACATAGAGGGCGGCGAGAAGTGGATATGTGAGAGCTGTAAGGACAGCCTCAACCTCTGA
- the mtnA gene encoding S-methyl-5-thioribose-1-phosphate isomerase, whose protein sequence is MEVRYRPEELTRLPRSVRYEKGKVIMIDQTLLPGEFKTIELTTVDQVAEAIVTMKVRGAPAIGAAAAFGLALYADTTKAKTKDEFMDGFYRAYEGLKNTRPTAVNLFWALNRIKKLVEENLESPLGEIKRIIVAEAQKIADEDVEANLRMGHYGAEALPEGNVLTHCNAGSLATVQLGTVGAVLRVMHKDGTLKLLWVDETRPVLQGARLSAWEYHYDGIPLKLITDNMAGFVMQQEKVDAIIVGADRIVANGDFANKIGTYTLAVLAKEHGIPFFTVAPLSTIDMSLKSGKEIPIEERKPEEVLTCGGCKIAPDVDVYNPAFDVTPHKYLTGIITDQGVVYPPFERNLKRLFKEEP, encoded by the coding sequence GTGGAGGTAAGATACAGGCCAGAGGAGCTGACGAGACTTCCGAGAAGCGTGAGGTATGAGAAAGGAAAGGTCATCATGATCGACCAGACCCTTTTGCCGGGGGAGTTCAAAACGATAGAGCTGACGACCGTTGACCAAGTCGCGGAAGCGATAGTCACGATGAAGGTCCGCGGTGCGCCGGCGATAGGCGCGGCTGCCGCTTTCGGCCTGGCTCTCTACGCGGACACAACGAAGGCCAAAACCAAGGACGAGTTCATGGACGGCTTTTATCGTGCCTACGAGGGGCTCAAGAACACGAGGCCGACGGCTGTAAACCTCTTCTGGGCCCTCAACAGGATTAAAAAGCTCGTGGAGGAGAACCTTGAAAGCCCGCTCGGTGAGATTAAGAGGATTATTGTCGCCGAGGCTCAGAAAATAGCGGACGAGGATGTTGAAGCAAACCTCAGGATGGGACACTACGGAGCCGAGGCCCTGCCGGAGGGAAACGTTCTCACCCACTGCAACGCCGGAAGCCTCGCAACTGTCCAGCTCGGAACGGTTGGAGCCGTTCTGAGGGTAATGCACAAGGACGGAACGCTGAAGCTCCTCTGGGTGGACGAGACGAGGCCCGTCCTTCAGGGCGCGAGGCTTTCCGCGTGGGAGTATCACTACGACGGCATTCCGCTAAAGCTGATAACCGACAACATGGCCGGTTTTGTGATGCAGCAGGAGAAGGTTGACGCGATAATAGTCGGTGCCGACAGGATTGTAGCGAACGGCGACTTCGCCAACAAGATTGGCACTTACACACTAGCAGTTCTCGCGAAGGAGCACGGGATACCGTTCTTCACGGTCGCACCGCTGTCAACGATTGACATGAGCCTCAAGAGCGGGAAAGAGATACCCATAGAGGAGAGGAAGCCGGAGGAAGTTCTCACCTGCGGTGGCTGTAAGATTGCCCCAGATGTGGACGTATACAACCCTGCCTTCGACGTCACGCCCCACAAGTATCTCACTGGAATAATCACGGATCAGGGCGTTGTCTACCCGCCCTTCGAGAGGAATTTGAAGAGGCTTTTCAAGGAAGAACCGTGA
- a CDS encoding putative toxin-antitoxin system toxin component, PIN family encodes MAANREKAEGTRPRIVIDTSVLIAALLSPKGHAFDVVRLLAEGKVRHYYSGSTKSEYYRVATYPKVAKRIPPAISRTRIDAVLAMSTRVTVKRSFQNSKALLETVHDPRDVPFLDVVYNSKAEFLITYDRKHLLKMRDKNKKFKLNSHEFYILNPKEFLMMHNKE; translated from the coding sequence ATGGCAGCGAATAGAGAAAAAGCTGAAGGAACTCGGCCTCGAATAGTCATTGACACTTCAGTTCTAATAGCTGCACTCCTTTCTCCGAAAGGCCATGCTTTCGACGTGGTGAGACTTCTTGCAGAGGGAAAAGTCCGGCACTATTATTCCGGTTCAACTAAAAGCGAGTACTATAGGGTCGCGACGTACCCAAAAGTTGCCAAGCGAATTCCTCCTGCAATCTCAAGGACAAGAATTGATGCCGTTCTGGCCATGTCCACAAGAGTTACCGTAAAGCGCTCCTTCCAAAACTCGAAGGCTCTTCTTGAGACGGTTCATGACCCGAGGGATGTTCCGTTCCTCGACGTGGTGTACAACTCAAAGGCTGAGTTTCTGATAACGTACGATCGAAAACACCTGCTGAAAATGAGGGACAAGAACAAAAAATTCAAGTTGAATAGCCACGAATTCTACATCCTCAATCCCAAAGAGTTTCTCATGATGCACAATAAAGAATAA
- a CDS encoding antitoxin family protein codes for MSEVIPGIYRKGELILIDGKELHEGDTITVRILTRKELVERLAGILGEGRASEVEEYLEELNERF; via the coding sequence ATGTCTGAGGTAATACCGGGAATATACCGAAAGGGGGAACTCATCTTAATTGATGGAAAGGAACTCCACGAGGGAGATACCATTACTGTCAGGATACTCACCCGGAAGGAACTGGTTGAAAGGCTGGCCGGAATCCTCGGCGAGGGAAGGGCGAGCGAGGTGGAAGAGTACCTGGAGGAACTCAACGAGAGGTTTTAG
- a CDS encoding ArsR/SmtB family transcription factor, translating to MDYETIDIHDERAKELAQILINEKAIAILHLLEDRALSMSEISRELELPISTVSYHVDKMLKVGLIEVAGKKYGKRLQEVKLYRASNRPILLVPRKSVAKVKKKAILGFERLHVISLSIAGLISAGVYAISKDLLAPMVRSGANTTYEAGNMTVMSTPEKSIVPMAVNTSTSAIPQATTSPIHAVESAGSNVPIILAVAAFVLTFLLASHFLRRRL from the coding sequence TTGGACTATGAAACCATAGACATCCACGATGAAAGGGCGAAAGAACTCGCACAGATACTGATAAACGAAAAAGCGATAGCCATCCTTCATCTTCTAGAGGATCGGGCCCTTTCGATGAGTGAGATATCCCGCGAACTGGAACTTCCAATTTCAACTGTGTCATATCATGTAGACAAGATGCTTAAAGTCGGCCTCATCGAAGTTGCGGGGAAGAAGTACGGGAAGAGACTGCAGGAGGTCAAGCTTTACAGGGCATCCAACAGGCCGATTCTTCTCGTCCCGAGAAAAAGCGTCGCCAAGGTAAAGAAGAAGGCGATTCTCGGTTTTGAGAGGCTCCATGTCATCAGCCTTTCGATAGCCGGCCTCATTTCCGCTGGAGTGTACGCTATTTCAAAGGACCTGCTGGCCCCTATGGTGAGATCGGGAGCCAACACCACATACGAGGCTGGCAACATGACGGTAATGTCAACGCCCGAAAAGTCGATAGTTCCGATGGCAGTTAACACGAGCACATCTGCAATCCCCCAGGCAACGACGTCACCAATCCATGCAGTGGAGAGTGCAGGTTCAAACGTCCCAATAATTCTCGCCGTTGCGGCGTTCGTCTTAACGTTTCTCCTTGCCTCACACTTCCTGAGGCGCCGTCTTTGA
- a CDS encoding SDR family oxidoreductase has protein sequence MLRTDLSGRLAFTTASSKGIGFGVARVLAKAGADVILLSRSEENLKKAMEKIKAESDVEVHYIVADLTKREDLERTVKELKDIGEPDVFFFSTGGPKPGYFMEMRMEDWEKAVELLLYPAVYLTRALVPAMERKGFGRIIYSTSVAIREPIPNIALSNVVRISMAGLVRTLAKELGPKGITVNGIMPGIIRTDRMVQLAKDRAEREGKTVEEALADYAKPIPLGRLGEPEEIGYLVAFLASELGSYINGAMIPVDGGRLNSVF, from the coding sequence ATGCTCAGGACAGACCTTTCCGGCAGGTTAGCCTTTACAACGGCCTCAAGCAAAGGCATCGGCTTCGGCGTCGCGAGGGTTCTGGCAAAGGCCGGCGCGGACGTGATTCTGCTGTCGAGAAGCGAGGAAAACCTGAAGAAAGCTATGGAGAAAATTAAAGCCGAGAGCGACGTTGAAGTCCACTACATAGTTGCCGACCTAACCAAGCGGGAAGACCTTGAGAGAACCGTTAAAGAACTCAAAGACATTGGGGAGCCCGACGTGTTCTTCTTCTCAACCGGTGGCCCAAAGCCGGGCTACTTCATGGAGATGAGGATGGAGGACTGGGAGAAGGCCGTTGAGCTGCTCCTCTATCCAGCGGTTTATCTCACCAGAGCCCTCGTCCCCGCGATGGAGAGAAAGGGCTTTGGGAGGATAATCTACTCGACCAGCGTCGCCATAAGGGAGCCGATACCGAACATAGCTCTCAGCAACGTTGTGAGGATCTCAATGGCGGGCCTCGTGAGAACGCTCGCGAAGGAGCTCGGGCCGAAAGGCATAACCGTCAACGGCATAATGCCCGGAATAATAAGAACCGACAGGATGGTACAGCTTGCAAAGGACAGGGCGGAGAGGGAAGGAAAGACCGTCGAGGAAGCCCTAGCCGACTACGCGAAGCCGATACCCCTCGGGAGGCTCGGCGAGCCGGAAGAGATAGGTTACCTTGTAGCATTCCTTGCAAGCGAGCTTGGGAGTTACATAAACGGCGCCATGATTCCTGTCGATGGGGGAAGACTTAACTCCGTCTTCTGA
- a CDS encoding type II toxin-antitoxin system VapC family toxin has translation MEVAFFDTSALVKRYHIERGSSIVNELMRNYIVAISELAILEMTSALNRRFLSGELTKRKLDWVLERFYSDLEDYVVVTISSETISLAISLVLKHGLKTLDSLQLASALRIKDEASIFATFDERLKNAAEKEGFTVLP, from the coding sequence GTGGAGGTAGCGTTTTTTGATACCAGCGCGCTTGTGAAACGTTACCATATCGAACGCGGAAGTTCAATTGTTAATGAGCTTATGAGAAATTACATCGTTGCTATTTCAGAGCTGGCCATACTTGAAATGACATCGGCACTAAACAGGCGATTTCTTAGTGGGGAACTCACAAAACGCAAGCTTGATTGGGTTCTTGAAAGGTTTTACTCAGACCTTGAAGACTATGTGGTCGTTACAATCTCAAGCGAGACCATAAGCCTTGCGATCTCCCTTGTTCTCAAACATGGACTTAAAACCCTGGATTCCCTGCAACTTGCATCTGCCCTAAGGATTAAAGATGAGGCCTCGATCTTTGCCACCTTTGATGAAAGATTGAAAAACGCCGCGGAAAAGGAAGGCTTCACGGTTCTTCCTTGA
- a CDS encoding NTPase has product MTLRIFVTGSAGVGKTTLVERVAREADRWGYLVGGMITKEVRRGGRRVGFKITALDTGEEGTLASLRGASRLPGVPFGKYVVHIDEINRVGVSAIRRALVEADLIVIDEIGPMEYKSDEFICVVGEVLKSEKPLLAVVHRKMADKFRPLGKLHTLSVENRNRAFAEVLDEVMKELKGVRG; this is encoded by the coding sequence ATGACGCTGAGGATATTCGTGACCGGTTCGGCGGGAGTCGGGAAGACAACGCTGGTGGAGAGGGTTGCGAGGGAAGCCGACCGCTGGGGCTACCTCGTCGGTGGAATGATCACGAAAGAAGTGCGGAGGGGAGGAAGGCGCGTGGGATTCAAGATCACCGCACTCGACACGGGTGAAGAGGGAACCCTCGCGAGCCTCCGTGGAGCTTCGCGTCTGCCAGGGGTTCCCTTCGGGAAGTACGTTGTCCACATCGATGAGATAAACCGCGTCGGCGTTTCGGCGATAAGAAGGGCGCTCGTTGAGGCGGATCTGATAGTCATCGATGAGATCGGCCCGATGGAGTACAAGAGCGATGAGTTCATCTGCGTTGTTGGCGAGGTTCTGAAGTCGGAAAAGCCCCTCTTGGCCGTCGTCCACAGAAAAATGGCCGACAAGTTCCGCCCCCTTGGGAAACTTCATACACTGAGCGTCGAGAACAGAAACAGGGCCTTCGCTGAGGTGCTCGATGAAGTTATGAAAGAACTGAAGGGAGTCAGAGGTTGA